Genomic window ([Eubacterium] hominis):
ATACATAAAGCATGGAAAATGTTCATGAAGGTACTCCCACAGTTTATATCCATCATACTTGTGGTTGGCTTACTGCTGGCGATGATTACTCCAGAAACGATACGCTCTATCATTGGGACAGAAAGTGGTTTTATGGGGATGCTTATGGCTGCATTATTAGGAGCGATTACCTTAGTTCCTGTATTGGTGGCATTTCCAATCACTGCCCAATTATTATAAAATGGGGCAGGTATCATGCAAATCGCAGTGTTTATTTCCACGTTAACGATGGTAGGAATCGTAAGCTTACCTATGGAAATCAAATATCTGGGTAGAAAAACAGCGATACTTAGAAATACATTATCCTTCTTGTTTGCTTTTCTAACCGCATGGATTATGGGGCTATGTTTATCATGGAATTTTTAAAGAAGTATGGGATGCTTATTCTATTAGTGATTATCAATATTGGTATATGGATTTATCAGCCACAAAAAGAATATACGATATTATATTTTACACGTAAAAATTTTCTGAATTTTATATTTATGATTGTTCCTGTTTTTATATGCATAGGCCTTATGGATATTTGGATCAAACAGAAAACAATGGTAAAAATAATGGGAAAACAATCTGGTTTATTAGGGATGATCACTTCATTATTATTGGGAATGGTGACAGCAGTTCCTTTATATGCGTTGTTGCCTGTCACAGGCGTTTTACTTAAAAAAGGAAGCGGGATATCCAATGTTATACTCTTTATATGCTCAAGTGCAAGTATTCGTATTCCATTATTGTTGTTTGAGATATCTTCATTAGGAATAAAATTTACACTAATTCGATTGTTATTGAATATCATTGTCATCATAGCGATAGCATTCTTTACAGAGTTCCTTTTAACGGGAAAAGACAAAAAAGAAATGTATACAAGGATAGAAGAATTGTAAGTTTTAGATGATATCAGGTGTTCATGTAGAACACTTTTTTTTCTTGTGCATTCATAAGAAAGATGTCATAATGAGTTTATGAATGATATATATGAGGAGATAGTGTATGCGTGCATTTGAAAAAGAAAAACATACTGCAATATTGAAAACATGATTTAATGAATAGAAATTTTGATAAAATATGATTAATATTGCAATGTGGATGATAGGATATGGTGTACGATTATGTATGAAAAAATATTTGATGGTTTGATTCAGAAATATGGGGAGGATTTCAATTGGCATATTCTTCCAATTGAAAATTCATTTGATAAAGAATTAAAAAAAGAAATTCAAAAAGATCATTTCTTATTTGGGAAAGACATCTATGCGATAGCGAAATGTGATGCAAATGATGATGTATTATATGTAATGCAAATGGAAGGCGTGGATATGTTTTGTATTGTGCATTTAACATATACAAAGCAAAATGAAAAAGGATTCCCCAAATATCAGATGTTTGAGAATATAGAGGAATTTATAAGTTATTTGGAGGAATCCATTG
Coding sequences:
- a CDS encoding permease, coding for MFIMEFLKKYGMLILLVIINIGIWIYQPQKEYTILYFTRKNFLNFIFMIVPVFICIGLMDIWIKQKTMVKIMGKQSGLLGMITSLLLGMVTAVPLYALLPVTGVLLKKGSGISNVILFICSSASIRIPLLLFEISSLGIKFTLIRLLLNIIVIIAIAFFTEFLLTGKDKKEMYTRIEEL